In Microplitis demolitor isolate Queensland-Clemson2020A chromosome 9, iyMicDemo2.1a, whole genome shotgun sequence, one genomic interval encodes:
- the LOC103575597 gene encoding uncharacterized protein LOC103575597, translating into MVSRPIVQVHEGKVRGIEEKNVNGNNYFAFRGIPYAKSPIGELRFKDPEPVEEWPGEREAKDFGNICPSYGFTKMVMGNEDCLYLNVYTTELNPDEKRAVMVWIHGGAFVFGSGNDDTYGPDYLVEKDVVVVTINYRLGVFGFLNLDDEEAPGNQGLKDQVMALKWVQQNIDKFGGDPNRVTIFGESAGSASVHYLTLSPLAQGLFHRAILQSGVATNPWASVSTPMKEEAEKIAGKLGNKISDTKQLMEYFKTVDTKSLLEAEESFISWKNFYEVKFPFVPSVDSKSQDPFLSIPVQEAAKSGIKVPHIIGHTSHEGIIFIAGLQDDNYAEIEADDKLVLHPNQIKFLQHLNISVGDVKKFFMGDKEVRRDNDKQFVDLVSAGLFLINIHDTVEIQSSIPDVPTYFYKFDHSSGNISAVKKMFKTDLEGTSHADDLSYLFLAKSAEKLGIKPPVSGSTDYIVKERFLELWTNFAKTGNPNSGVSELVPIEWQPVDSSTEYNCLKISKDLSLIKESNILQKISKSTHKENLYSLLEAVRSQIASNLRKNCCAMKSHLKILNCLLLVSVITKSVLSSKSVDSETKRPIVQVQGGKLQGIEEKTVNGKNFYAFRGIPFAKPPIEDLRFKDPEPVEAWSDVKDAKEYGDKCVQRDILTQQVIGNEDCLYLNVYTTELKPDVPRAVIVSIYGGAFIIGSGNDDVYGPDYLIEKDVILVTMNYRLGILGFLNLDDEEASGNQGLKDQLMALKWVQQNIDKFGGDPNNVTIAGESAGSASVHYLTLSPLAQGLFHKAILQSGVATNPWASVSAESMIRESEKIAEKLGNKVFDTKKIIEYFKSVDVDKLVRAAQPPNVMSNFYEFKLPFAPSMDSKSKNPFLGIPVQEAAKSGIKVPHIIGYTSHEAIIFLADIRDDQYSEIDANQDTLFLFPSEKKFLQDQNVSVKDINKFFMGSKKIASENAQTIVDLLSARLFVINIHDTLETQLSVSDIPAYLYKFDYYSKETSMMQKLFATNLEGTSHGEDLHYIFFPKLMKLIGIEPPAPGTTERDIQERFVELWTNFAKTGNPNSKVSELIPVVWEPVDNSTEYNCLKISKDLSLINESNILHKIRSTQNEN; encoded by the exons ATGGTTAGTAGACCAATTGTACAAGTGCATGAGGGCAAAGTGCGAGGTATTGAAGAGAAGAATGTCAAtggcaataattatttcgcgTTCCGAGGTATTCCGTACGCGAAATCACCAATTGGGGAGCTGAGATTCAAg GATCCAGAACCAGTGGAAGAATGGCCTGGTGAGAGAGAAGCGAAGGATTTTGGTAACATTTGTCCGAGCTATGGGTTCACTAAAATGGTAATGGGAAATGAAGATTGTCTTTATTTGAATGTCTATACAACGGAACTGAATCCTGATGAAAAACGAGCTGTTATGGTCTGGATTCACGGGGGCGCTTTTGTGTTCGGATCTGGAAACGATGATACGTATGGTCCAGATTATCTTGTAGAGAAAGATGTCGTGGTAGTTACGATAAACTACCGACTTGGAGTATTCG GGTTTCTTAATTTGGACGACGAAGAGGCGCCAGGTAATCAGGGATTGAAAGATCAGGTCATGGCTCTGAAATGGGTACAGCagaatattgataaatttggTGGTGACCCGAATCGTGTTACTATTTTTGGTGAAAGCGCTGGATCTGCTTCTGTTCATTATTTGACTCTTTCTCCTCTTGCTCAAG GGTTGTTCCATAGAGCGATTTTACAAAGCGGTGTTGCTACTAACCCGTGGGCAAGTGTGTCGACACCTATGAAAGAAGAAGCCGAAAAAATAGCCGGGAAATtggggaataaaatttcagataCGAAACAGCTTATGGAATATTTTAAGACCGTTGATACAAAGAGCTTACTTGAGGCGGAAGAGTCTTTTATATCTTGGAAG aatttttatgaAGTCAAATTTCCGTTTGTGCCATCAGTAGATTCAAAATCTCAAGATCCATTTCTCAGTATTCCGGTACAAGAAGCTGCTAAATCTGGTATCAAAGTACCTCACATTATTGGCCACACAAGCCACGAAGGAATTATATTTATCGCAg GTTTACAGGACGATAATTACGCGGAAATAGAAGCCGATGACAAGTTAGTACTTCACccaaatcaaataaaatttttgcaacATTTGAATATTTCCGTTGGGgatgtcaagaaatttttcatggGGGACAAAGAAGTGAGACGTGACAACGATAAACAGTTCGTGGATTTAGTTAGCGCGGgactttttttgataaatatccACGACACAGTGGAAATTCAATCTTCAATTCCGGATGTACCgacatacttttataaatttgatcaTAGCTCAGGAAATATTTCAGCGgtgaaaaaaatgttcaagacCGATTTAGAAG GAACTTCTCATGCCGAcgatttatcatatttattccTGGCAAAAAGTGCAGAAAAACTCGGAATCAAACCACCAGTTTCGGGATCTACTGATTACATTGTAAAAGAAAGATTCCTTGAATTATGGACTAATTTCGCTAAAACTGG aaatccaAATTCGGGAGTTTCGGAACTGGTTCCTATTGAATGGCAACCGGTGGATAGTTCTACAGAATACAACtgtctaaaaatttcaaaagatcTCAGTTTGATCAAAGAATCAAACATTTTacagaaaatatcaaaaagtactcataaagaaaatttatactcTCTGTTG GAAGCTGTGAGATCGCAGATTGCtagtaatcttagaaaaaattgttgCGCGATGAAgtctcatttaaaaattttgaattgctTATTATTAGTAAGTGTCATTACAAAATCAGTGCTGTCAAGTAAGTCTGTAGATTCCGAAACAAAGAGACCTATTGTACAAGTTCAAGGTGGAAAATTGCAAGGTATTGAAGAAAAAACTGTAAATGGAAAGAATTTCTACGCATTTCGAGGTATTCCGTTCGCTAAACCACCAATTGAAGATTTGAGATTCAAG GACCCAGAACCAGTGGAAGCATGGTCTGATGTCAAGGATGCCAAAGAATATGGTGACAAATGTGTGCAGAGAGATATTTTAACGCAACAAGTGATCGGAAATGAAGACTGTCTTTATTTGAACGTCTATACAACGGAGTTGAAACCTGATGTACCACGAGCTGTTATAGTGTCGATTTATGGCGGCGCCTTTATTATTGGCTCTGGAAATGATGACGTATATGGTCCGGATTATCTTATTGAGAAAGACGTTATTTTGGTCACGATGAACTACCGTCTGGGAATATTAG GTTTTCTTAATTTGGACGATGAAGAGGCTTCAGGTAACCAGGGGTTAAAAGATCAGCTGATGGCTCTGAAATGGGTACAGCagaatattgataaatttggTGGGGATCCAAATAATGTTACGATTGCTGGTGAAAGTGCTGGAAGTGCTTCCGTTCATTATTTGACTTTATCTCCTCTAGCTCAAG GATTATTTCATAAAGCTATTTTGCAAAGCGGAGTTGCAACGAATCCATGGGCAAGTGTATCAGCAGAGTCTATGATCAgagaaagtgaaaaaatagCAGAAAAATTGGgaaataaagtttttgatacgaaaaaaattattgaatatttcaaaagcGTCGATGTTGATAAATTAGTCAGAGCGGCGCAGCCGCCTAATGTGATGTCG AATTTCTATGAGTTCAAACTTCCTTTCGCTCCGTCAATGGActcaaaatcaaaaaatccttttttggGTATTCCAGTACAAGAAGCTGCTAAATCTGGTATCAAAGTTCCACATATCATCGGTTACACAAGTCACGAGGCCATTATATTTTTGGCAG atataaGAGACGACCAGTACTCCGAAATAGATGCTAATCAAGACACATTGTTTCTATTCccaagtgaaaaaaaatttctgcaaGACCAAAATGTATCTGTGAAagacatcaataaatttttcatgggTTCAAAAAAAATCGCAAGTGAAAATGCTCAAACAATTGTAGATTTGCTAAGCGCAAGactttttgtaataaatatccACGATACACTTGAAACTCAATTGTCGGTATCTGACATACCAgcatatctatataaatttgattattactcAAAAGAGACCTCGATGATGCAGAAATTGTTCGCCACGAATTTGGAAG GTACTTCGCATGGTGAAGAtctacattatatattttttccaaaattgaTGAAACTAATCGGAATAGAGCCACCAGCACCTGGTACAACTGAACGTGATATCCAGGAAAGATTCGTTGAACTATGGACTAATTTTGCAAAAACTGG AAATCcaaattcaaaagtatctGAGCTAATTCCTGTTGTATGGGAACCCGTGGACAATTCAACTGAATACAACTgtctaaaaatatcaaaagacCTCAGTCTTATTAATGAATCGaacattttacataaaataagaAGTACTCAGAATGAAAACTGA